GGACACACTCACAGGCGTGTTGTTGTTTTCATATTTCCTCAAAGCTTAGGCTACCATGACTCATCAAAGGACGTGTCCTTTCCACTGTAGTCTGAACTGGTCCCACCCAACGCACACATACACTTTCCAATATATAacaccaacagaaaacacacacgcacagacactcaaaattcacacacacacacacacacacacacacttctctctctctgagatggaTATTCACGCATAGACATTGCAAATATTCAATGACCTTTCTGCTGACCTTTGCATTCTATGTTGACAGCAAACGTCAACTGGTAATAGCTAAAGTGACACTGGTTTGTTTTCAGATCTTTGACTACTTCAGTGGAAATCCCTCCCCGTTTATGATCAAATGGAATTCACGGCGGTAAGCGGGAAGGTAAAGGGGGAGTGGAAGGAGTGGAAAAAAGATGGGCGGTGGCAGCTGAGAAAGAGATCAAACATTATACTTTCATAAACAAGTCTGTGGAAATcattggaggctgctgagggaaggacggcttataataatggctggaacggagcgaatggaatgggaAGGGAaaagggggtacctagtcagttgtccaactgaatgtgttcaactgaaatgtgtcttccgcatttaacccaacccctctgaatcagagaggtgactGCATCAAACCACGTGTTTaaagtatttgataccattcaactcatcctccccaattaaggtgccacaaaCCTTCTGTGGTGGAaatagaaaaagagagggagagactgagaaCAGAGATAGAGAGTAAAGAAGGGGGGATAGTTCTGTGAGATCACTGAAAAGAAAGACGAGGTCTGCCATTTCATGACTGGCAGTTCAGACCTAATTCCTCCATTACCAACTTTTATTCCAAAACAACAGAACAAGTTGGTTCCATGAGAAAGGTAAAACAGAGATGGTCAGCTGGAGGGAAGGCATGGGGTGTGTAAGAGGGATAGATGGTGTGTTTAAACCACAAGAAGTTGATGGTACCTTAAttgaccatgttgttgtcatgttgtgctgctaccatgctgtgttgtcatgtgtcgctgccttgctatgttattgtcttaggtctctctttatgtagcgttgtctatcttgttgtgatgtgtgttttgtcctatatttttattttatgtgtatttttaatcccagcccccaccccgtaggaggccttttgcattttggtaggccttcattgtaaataagaatttgttcttaactgatttgcctagttaaataaaggtttaataaatacaaaaatacaaacaatCGGGGAGGACCGGCTTGTGGTAATTGTTGGAGGAATtggtggaacggtatcaaacacataacCATATGCCATTCaatttgctccattccagccattattatgagctgtcctcccctcagcagcctccactggtttacATATGCGAGGCGAAGGGGGAAGATTAGAAGAGAAGGGGGACAGGTGTGGAGTGTTCGTTAAAGTCAGGAGGGAGCTCTTGCTTGTCACACCTGTTGAGGTGCATTctgttacacaaacacacacagatatttTTGTGCACTAAAACTGTATGTATATGGCCTGTGATTGCTCAAATCACATCAGCATTGGGTGTGTGTCTCAATGCTGGCACATGGGAAGGGGCAGGGTGActgggagcgagagaaagaacacagcctgTTCCAAAacaagtgaagagagagaggttatgggagagggagggagaaaagaggaaagagagagagaggaatttaAGTCCCACAGTTATTTTTAAACCTAGAACAGGAACTCTTCTGTTGACTTCCACACTGGTAGAAGAGTAGAGCAGCACGGAGGAGACGGAGagggcagaaacacacacacaccttcgtGCACCTGCACATGTGCACGCCTCTACTGCTACACACTATCAGGTTTAGCTCCCTCCATGAATTTACATCCTTATGCAGGTACActttactacactacagtatgtgTGCATGCACATATTCACACTCACTCTTAAACACATTCGCACATTAGtattatactgtacatgtaaataTGCTTTCCTATATATCAACAGTCTGTGTACACTTTCACTCTTCACACGAAACATAGACCAAGTAGTCATTCATTGCAATCAAACAAAGCCCTTTTCAAATAGCTATGCATTTGAAATCAAACAATCTCCTAATTGATGATAATTTAAGATGTATAGAGGGAAAATAAAGAGCATACAGAGGTCTAAATTAGAGAGCTTGCgtctggacagagagagaaaggctcGGAGTCTGTATACAGCACAGATGACAGAGCAGAAACAGTGAAAATGAAGAGACTGAGAAAAAGCGGACTTGGACTTTGGTTTCTGTTTCACTTTAATTTAAATAAGTACAAGGCCATTTACTGTACTTGCCCTGTTGGGAACAATTTAAGCTAACAACAGCCATTTTACTGTGCCATGTACTATATGTGTCACCAGGCCATTATGAGTAAGGACATTGGGGTTTGGCGAGGACGAGGCTTGGATAAAACCCAGATAGCACCTGTGAACAAAGAGTATACACTTTATATCTCATTCATTATTCCTTTGTTTGGGGGTGACATAAAATCTCAGCCTCACCAATGGTTGTACTGGGcccactgtcctgtctgtcctgtggAGAGAATGGACAAGGAGGGAGAAGGAATGAGAGGAAACAAGCTAGACCAGTTAGCAGTCCAAAAAAGAGGTTGCTGCTACATGTGATACGGGGCCTTATAACAGCTACGTCAATGGTTACCATTAGCCTAGCGCTTGGGTCAGCTTggtgacgaatgaggtcaggagTGGCACGCACTGTGGGCTCAAGGAACGCAATAAGGTCAAAGGGCATCGGAAACTGGGTCACCTGTGCCTGTTGATCAGTCATAATGAAGCTTACTGACTCTGCCCACCCCCCTGCCACCCAGCCTTGGTCACACCCTCTCTTTTGgccaactaccccccccccccccccccccccccccgcctcacCTCTAAGATGTCACAGAAAGCACCCTTGTTCTCGACCTCGCCCCCTGTCTGCTGGGACCCCTCAAAAATCCCAGATATCCCTGCAATTTCCGGTGCAATGTTAGTTTGGCGCCTAATGGGAGGGGCGGGTTGAAAAAAAAGAGCCTGACTCACAAACATTTTGGGCTGTGTTTGAGGGTAAACACATAAACGGCAGGCTGTGCGAGGCGGGCAGTGAGGAGGACTGAGACGCCGGTGTTCTGGCCCTGACACGCAGCTCCCACCACAGGCTGCACACAGAGCACAGCACTGTTCAGGCCCCAACCGACACCTCAAAAACAACATGGGCCTCCTCTCTGATCAGAGGAGGGGGCTCTCTGCGGGGGATATCTGGACACGGTCTATAGACGGACAAGGCAGGGCACACCATTACTGAAACGCTGAGGTTGGTTCACTTGTTGATGTTAATCCTGAGAAACAACAATGCCCTGGATCTTTCAAACTATACATGCTACATTTAATGCAATTGAAATGTGACAGGGCAGCATATCCTTAGAAACTATTAATGTGATTATTTGTAAAGGATGTACAGTATAATAGGCAAGAGCAACATACATTATACCTGGATAAGACTTGTTAAGGATGTGGAGGCGTAATGCGCTATATGCAAATACATTATATAAGCTAAGTGTCAGTCAGAATATGCCAAAGTAACAAGACAGAAAACCGCATAAAGCATAAACACAAATGGGCCTCTTGAGATGAGAGACCCCTTTCCTTTGCTGGACAATATCACTTCCTCCTGAAGggcagagggtggaggaggggtaCAGGCAAGGGGTGGAAGGGGGCGTGTGGGGAGGTGCATGGCGAGGGTGGCGGGGAGTTTTCGGGAAGCAGCAGGGGTACATGCAGGAGGGAGCCAGACTGACAGATAGGCGGGAGGAAGTGGGGGCGTCTGTCTCTCCTGTGGTTGGCTGCTGGATGTGAATACCCCTCTCTGTGTCCAGCCATCCTCTCTCTGAACCCATTCTGCTGCTGTTTACTTCTGTTGGTGGAAGTGGCCTCCTCCTCTCGATCTCCAATCCCCAGACTCTGTAACCACTGGCACAGTCcaccatctccctctgtctctggggtgaaggacgGGACATATCTGTCATTGGCATGGTCCTCTCCTTTACAGTCCAGCCTCCTCCTCTTCACCTTCTGCTTCTCTTTCACTCGTCCCTCTCCAGTCCCAAGATCATCTCGCATTTTAAGAGGAGACACTGCTCTGCCCCATCTTGCCCTGCCTTTGATATGGGTCCTTAAGGGTGGGGAATCCTGAGAAAAAGGCTGTCCGCCCTGCTGTCTGCTTTCAGCACCGACTATGAATGAGAGTGTATCTGTGAGAGGTCCTGTTGGTGGTTCTAATACAGTGAGCCCATGTGCACTCATGAGTCTCTTgggctgtgtttgtgtctctgagtCTGTGTTTATGTGAACGTCCTTCTCTGACACTACGTCATTGTGAGTCAGTTGATGTGGGAGTGTGTTGATGTGGGTGCCTGACAGTAAATCTTGGAGGGTGTGTGTTCCTGAAACCGCGCCGGCGTGTGTATTCGCAGGCAGCACCGCTCTGGATCTGCGGAATATGGAGCGGAGACGTCGGTGGGGCGGTAGGCTGGCCGACAGCCCGATGCTGCGGAACAAAGGTGGGGGGCGGAGGGTGATAGAGGGTCTCATCTCTTCACCCGTCCTCTGGAGCATTAcatctgctcctctctcctcctccccctctttgaGGTGCCTCCAGAAGTCATCAGATCTGTCCCCACGTTCAAACTGCCAGTGTCGGGAAGGCTGGGACATTCTACCTTGTTACAGGTGGAGGTAGATGGGAGACTGTGTTTAATGGTATTGGATGGGGTAAAACATTTCACTTGGTAAGATGACCACCTCTGGTTGATATGCTCAGGGAAGACCTCTTGTTAGACTTTTCCTAAATGTAGTTAGTTTTTAAAAAATCCTGAAGTCACTTCACCAATGTCCGGATAGGTCAAAACATCTCGTTCAACAAGGCACCCTATAAGTAGGCAGTGGATACAAATGTACAGAATTAACAcagagcacaggaggttggtggcaccttaattggggaggatgggctcatggtaatggttgGAGGGGAATTAGTGGAATAGTATCAAAtatatcaaacacgtggtttccatttgctccgttccagccattattatgagccgtcctcccctcagcagcctccactgacacagaGTTATTCAGAGTTAAGTCATCAAAGCTATTGCACTACATCCAGAGAAAACAGTCAGTGTCCAAGAAATCACTGTGACATAATACAGCAGTGGTgaaacagaggaggctggtgggaggagctataggaggacatgctcgttgtaatggctggaatggaataaatgggacggtatcaaacatatggaaaccacaggTATGACTCCGTTCTataaattccattccagccattacaatgagcctgtcctccgataactcctcccaccagcctccactgctgtgaaAAGACAGAATAATaaacacagagaggaaaggaCAGTCAAAGAGAAAACATTGAGTGCAGTGCAATGATTATGTGTACAAAAGCTAATTCATGGTAAGAAGTACTACAGGTCTACAAAGAATAAGTGCAAGCCACTCACAGGGTCAGGTGTATTCTCTCTGCCTTCTCAGTTCTCAACTTCAGGAATGAGCTGGCTTTGATTGAATATCCATTCATTGTTAATGCAGCAGTCTGGTCCTCCTGTCCACatcatcatcagcagcagcagcagcagcagcagcagcagcagcaatgcCTTGCCCCCATTTCTGAAtccattgtctgtctgtctgtctgctgtctatTCTCCTCTCaacactctcctctactctactctccttaTCTAGTCTCAGTCTCCTCTGCACCTCACACACCCACATCTCTCTACCTTTCATCCGGTGGCCATCTGACATGAAAGGTGGTCGAGACAGCCTCACTTCTCACTTTCATTTTAGTCTCCCCATCAATTATGAATGAATGGTTCTCTGAAGAGAAAGGGCCAGCATGCTACCCATATTGATAATTTCGCTTAGGTGAATTTATAGATGCCTGAGCTCAATGCAGTGAACTTTGTAGGCAGATAGCCTATAGCGGTTTAGAGCGTTGgggcagtaaccgaaaggtcgctggtttgaatcccggaGCCGGCAAGGTGAAAAAAATCTACCGTTCtctccttgagcaaggcagttaatccccAACAAATGCTCCCCGGGCACCGATGACGtagacgtcgattaaggcagccgcCAGTACCTCTTTGATTCAGAGGCGTTAAATGcggaatgcattcagttgtgcaactgactaggtatccccattcTCTTTCCATCTGTTACATCTTCAAGATTGAAAGCAGCTCCTTATGGTAATTTTGTATGGGTATCCGCAATATTTTGCGCTGTATGATTAATTGACAAAGGTAGACAATAATATCTCCTTCTGTGTCAGATTCCGTGTGGTGAGGTCTCCACGATTTGCAAATCCACCTCACCTACTCTATCTCGAGAACTCTTATCTCGAGGTCTTCCCATTGTTTTGCAAGAGAACCTTTCATAACCCTTCAAGTGCACTGGCGCCACTGTAGTTCTGAATTTTAACTCGTGGCGGCGCTACTCGCTCAGATTTAAACATGAGACCCACAAATAATCTGTACGTCCTCTTATCTGAACTGTAAACGGAAGTACTTCATACTTCGATAGTGTACAGAACGGTAAGTGTTTTGTGTTATTTGTCTGTCACTACAATGATATTCTGGGTGACATTGGCACGTAATGGCAGTAGTTTTGCTCCGGTTTGTGGATGTGGGCGTTTTATAATGGGAGGACACAGGCGcgtggaaagagagaaggaagacGCAGGCAAAGTCACACGGAGGTTATTCGAAGAAAAATCTAAGCCTATTTCGTAAATACTCACACAGTGGTTGCGAAACACGACGCCGTTTTATTGGATGGTCAAGCCACTAGAAAAATAACTATCTAAAAACTCTGGTGGTTTATTGCCGTATCAGCAGTTGTCAGtgaagttagctaacgttagctagctagggaaTCTGTTTGAATCTAGTTCCCTGCTGTTTATGTTATGCATAATAGCCACAAAGCCAGCCATCTCTCACACACCTACACGTTACTGTATGGTGGTAAACAAGAATGTCTTGCATAGGTGTCCTTCCTCCCCCTGATGTCACTGTCCAACCATAGTAGCTCTGCCTGAGTAGCGGCCCTGTTTTGATTATGGTGCCATGAAATTACATTTATCAGTCTTCTGTTCTCTTCCCCCATTTATGTCTCTTTTCAGATGGCTCACCGGCTGCTAGTCCGTAGAATTTGGACCCTCTCAGTAAAAGACCTTCGCTGTCTCCCGgcctccacctcctccttctctacctccaTGCGTTCCTCCACTACCCCTCTATCCTTCATTTCTCCCAAACGCACTCTGCCCCGCTCCCTGCCCCACACTTCCCGCAGAGAGGTCTCCTTCAATGTGCAGGACCATGAGGACTTCACAGAGAGAGTCATCAACAGTGACCTGCCTGTGCTTATTGACTTCCATGCCCAGTGAGTAGCTAATAGATTCATTCATGAAGATGTTTCATGGACCCCCAGAGGGGATATTAGGCTCCACTTACAGCATTTACAAACTACCCTCTAATGAGAAAGCAAAGCCCCTAAGAGACAATACATGGAGAAGCATCTATGTCTGCCTGTTGAAATTAGACTACTGAGATGACAGCAGGAAACAACTTTTATAGCAGGTATCAAATGATGGTTTACAACCATGCTTGTAAACCTGACCATAGCTTTTTCAACAATGCACCCAACACGTGAATGTATTTATCAATTATATTAATTGACATAATATGCTCAACAGCTTTCCTATTGTAAGACTAAAGCATAACAGGTGACTgagtgcatattatgtgtgataTCAACACCTTAcccatactgtatgtgtctggcTGCATGGCTTGACATCCGATGGTGTTTCCATTGGAGGTAGATCATTTGAGGTTACACAACAAGAGGCAATGCCAGGACAGCCACATTGGGTTCATGCTCTTCTACaacatgtgtcaaactcattcacGTAGGGCAGAGTGCCtgtgggttttcgctcctcccttggaCTTGATGAAGGTCACTgtttagtaaggaactccccacacctgttTGTCtatgtcttaattgaaaggagaAACCAAAacccagcagacactaggccctccatggaatgagtttgacacccctgctctagaaaATTACACACAGCCtgaatatatacatacacacacagtggcttgcgaaagtattcatcccccctggcatttttcctattttgttgccttacaacctggaattgaaatagattttttgggtttgtatcatttgatttacacaacatgcctaccactttgaagatgcaaaatattttttgtgaaataagacaaaaaacagaacttgagcatgcataactattcacccccccccaaagtcaatacttgtagagccaccttttgcagcaattacagctgcaagtctcttggggtatgtctataagcttggcacatctagccactcggATTTTTGCTCATTCTTCAATGCAAAACTGCTCcggctccttcaagttggatgggtgcCGCTGGTGTACAGctatctttaagtcataccacagattctccattggattgaggtctgggctttgactaggccattccaagacatttaaatgtttccccttaattaAACcacaagtgttgctttagcagtatgcttaggataattgtcctgctggaaggtgaacctccaccccagtctcaaatctctggaagacaaacaggtttccctcaagaatttccctgtatttagcactatcaatcattctttcaattctgaccagtttcccagtccctgcagacGGAACAACATACCCacaggatgatgctgccaccacgcttcactgtggggatgatgttctcggggtgatgagaggtgttgggtttgcgccagacatagtgttttccttgatggccaaaaaggtaaattttagtctcatctaaccagagtaccttccATATATGTTTGGGGAGCCTCCCatatgccttttggtgaacacaatgtgtttgcttatttttttcttaagcaatggcttttctctggccactcttccgtaaagcccagctctgtggagtggacggcttaaagtggtcctatggacagactCCAATcgccgctgtggagctttgcagccccttcagggttatcttaggcctctttgttgcctctgattaatgccctccttgcctggtccatgagttttggtgggcggccctctcttggcaggtttgttgtggtgccatattctttccatttttttaataatggatttaatggtgctctgtgggaagtttcagatatttttttatcacccaaccctgatctgtacttctccacaactttgtccctgacttgtttggagagctccttggtcttcatggtgccgcttgcttggtggtgttgcagaacagaacaggtgtatatatactgaaatcatgtgacacttagattgcacgcaggtggactttatttaactaattatgtgacttctgaaggtaattggttgcaccagatcttatttagtggcttcatagcaaagggggtgaaaacATACAGTTAAAttcagaagtttacttacacttaggttggagtcattcaaactcgtttttcaaccactccacaaatttcttgttaacaaactatagttttggcaagtcggttaggacatctactttgtgcatgacaagtaactattccaacaattgtttacagacagattctttcacttataattcactgtatcacaattccagtgggtcagaagtttacatacactaagttgactgtgcctttaaacatcttggaaaattccagaaaatgatgtaatggctttagaagcttctgataggctaattgacataatttgagtaaattggaggtgtacctgtgatgTATTTCAAaccctaccttcaaacgcagtgcctctttgcttgacatcattcgaaaatcaaaagaaatcagccaagacctcggaAAAACAattctagacctccacaagtctggttcatccttgggagcaatttccaaatgcctgaaggtaccacgttcatctgtacaaacaatagtacgcaagtataaataccatgggaccatgcagccgtcttaccgctcaggaaggagacgcattctgtctcctagagatgaacgtactttggtgcaaaaaatgcaaatcaatcccagatcaacagcaaaggaccttgtgaaaatgctagaggaaacaggtacaaaagtatctatatccacagtaaaacaagtcctatatcaacataacctgaaaggccgctcagcaaggaagaagccactgctccaaaaccgccataaaaaagccagactactgtttgcaattGAACATGGGGCtgaagattgtactttttggagaaatgtcctctggtctgatgaaacaaaaacagaactgtttggccataatgaccatcataatgctaggaggaaaaagggggaggcttgcaagccaaagaacaccatctcaaccgtgaagcacgggggtggcagcatcatgttgtgggggtgctttgctgcaggagggactggtgcacttcacaaaatagatggcatcatgatgaggggaaattatgtggatatattgaagcaacatctcaagacattagtcaggaaattaatgcttggtcgcaaatgggtcttccaaatggacaatgaccccaagcatacttccaaagttgtggcaaaatggcttaaggacaacaaagtcaaggtattggagtggccatcacaaagccctgacctcaatcctatagaaattttgtgggcagaactgaaaaagtgtgtgcgaacgaggaggcctacaaacctgactcagttacaccagctctgtcaggaggaatgggccaaaatttacccaacttattgtgggaagcatgtggaaggctacctgaaatgtttgacccaagttaaacaatttaaaggcaatgctaccaaatactaattgagtgtatgtaaacttctgacccactgggaatgtgatgaaagaaataacagctgaaatcattctctctactattattctgacatttcacattcttaaaataaagtggtgatcgtaactgacctaaaacagggaatttttactaggattaaatgtcaggaattgtgaaaaactgagttaaaatttatttggctaaggtgtatgtaaacttccgacttaaactgtatgcacacaccacttttctttttttctttttttataattttttgaaacaagtgatttaaaataataataatcttcaCAAATTTGGACTTTTTTTTGTCAa
This genomic stretch from Salvelinus namaycush isolate Seneca chromosome 4, SaNama_1.0, whole genome shotgun sequence harbors:
- the LOC120045537 gene encoding thioredoxin, mitochondrial-like is translated as MWAFYNGRTQARGKREGRRRQSHTEMAHRLLVRRIWTLSVKDLRCLPASTSSFSTSMRSSTTPLSFISPKRTLPRSLPHTSRREVSFNVQDHEDFTERVINSDLPVLIDFHAQWCGPCKILGPRLEKAVAKQKGKVAMAKVDIDDHTDLAIEYGVSAVPTVIAMRGGDVIDQFVGIKDDEALDSFVSKLVGQ